The genome window ATTTGGTAAGATCCTGCTTTCCGAAAACAAAAATCTATGGAAGTACCCAGAATATGTCCAAAAAAGAAAGTTTAACGGCGAGTGGTTTTGAGGATATATTTGAAGACAAGGACTATACATTGCAAACGGAAAAAAAGTTTGACAAGATACTTGAATTAGTCGGTCCGCGATCGATTAAAGATTCGATTAAGCATCTGAACCGCTTCGGGATTGTTTGCAGTGCAGGGCAGCTGGGAGAACAATGGTTCTTGGAAGAGTTTGATCCAATCATGGAGCTTCAAAATGATATATACTTGACTACTTTTTATTCCGGTATTGTTGATTCTTTCCGGCTAAAGGAGATGTTTCGCTTTATCGATGAGCATAATGTGACGGTAAATCCAAGCAAGGTTTTCCGTTTGGATGAAATTCAAAAAGCGCATGAGTATATAGAAAGTAAAAAGGGATTTGGAAAAGTGGTATGCCTTGTATGATAGCTCATCCTCTTCTGTTTTTTTCTTTCGAATGACTTTTCTTGCCCCAACTTCTGTGGTATACTATCTTTATTTATAAGGCCGGCAAGATGCTGTGTGCCGGTATTATCAGTGCGGATGGGCGAAAAAGCCGAGCCGTTTTTTCGGCTGAGGAGGAATGATGGAAGTTTTATTTTTTTTGGTAGCGTTTTTAGCGTCGATTG of Lachnospiraceae bacterium oral taxon 500 contains these proteins:
- a CDS encoding quinone oxidoreductase gives rise to the protein MRAVVVYEAGGTDKLVFQEVPKPKMKAGWSLIKVKGFGINRSEIFTRKGYSPSVQFPRILGIECVGIIERSEKFEAGTKIVSIMGEMGRAFDGSYAQYVLLPDEQIYPVESNLPWEVLAAIPETYYTSYGCFTNLRITDKDEILVRGASSATGIAFCNLVRSCFPKTKIYGSTQNMSKKESLTASGFEDIFEDKDYTLQTEKKFDKILELVGPRSIKDSIKHLNRFGIVCSAGQLGEQWFLEEFDPIMELQNDIYLTTFYSGIVDSFRLKEMFRFIDEHNVTVNPSKVFRLDEIQKAHEYIESKKGFGKVVCLV